In the Homalodisca vitripennis isolate AUS2020 unplaced genomic scaffold, UT_GWSS_2.1 ScUCBcl_335;HRSCAF=2099, whole genome shotgun sequence genome, one interval contains:
- the LOC124370581 gene encoding zinc finger protein 79-like, whose product MSATGGIKWQPKVKTHISVSLCSYSCTRNSNLKKHILTHTCVKPYTCSMCRYATSRNSALKKHMLTHTGEKPCKCPLCNYACTSISNLKTHILIHTGEKPYKCSMCSYASSRSDTLKSHMLTHTGEKAYKCFQCDCAFTTRCSLRKHLLIHTGDKPYKCILCSYDCITSDILKRHTLTHTGEKPYKCPQCSYASAQSYYMRKHIFKHTGEKPFTCSLCNYACTESGSLKRHLLKHTNEKTTSM is encoded by the coding sequence ATGAGTGCCACTGGAGGAATAAAATGGCAACCCAAAGTGAAAACCCATATAAGTGTTTCACTTTGTAGCTATTCTTGTACTAGAAATAGTAACTTGAAGAAACATATATTAACTCACACATGTGTAAAACCTTATACATGTTCAATGTGTAGATATGCTACTTCTAGAAACAGTGCCTTGAAGAAACACATGTTAACTCACACAGGCGAAAAGCCTTGTAAGTGCCCCCTCTGTAACTATGCCTGTACTTCAATTAGTAATTTGAAGACTCATATATTAATTCACACAGGTGAGAAACCGTATAAGTGCTCCATGTGTAGTTATGCTAGTTCTAGAAGTGATACCCTGAAGAGCCATATGTTAACTCACACAGGAGAAAAGGCATATAAGTGTTTCCAGTGCGACTGTGCTTTTACTACAAGGTGTAGCTtgagaaaacatttattaattcataCAGGTGATAAGccttataaatgtattttgtgtagcTACGATTGTATAACAAGCGATATATTGAAGAGGCATACATTAACACACACAGGAGAAAAACCGTATAAGTGTCCCCAGTGCAGCTACGCTTCTGCACAAAGTTATTACATGAggaaacatatatttaaacacacaGGTGAAAAACCTTTTACTTGTTCCCTGTGCAACTATGCTTGTACTGAAAGTGGCTCATTGAAGAGACATTTGTTAAAACACACAAATGAAAAAACTACGAGTATGTAA